The following are from one region of the Ignavibacteriota bacterium genome:
- the radA gene encoding DNA repair protein RadA: MKKPQQIFECSHCGAQSSKWAGQCAECGKWGTIAVGAQGRAPGANNHSPLPKPGKTQAFSELVAKEQTPKTPTGYDPLDRLLSGGLVSGSVTLLGGEPGIGKSTLLAQTAIAKCKTQNAKSVIYVTGEESPSQVALRLKRLSPSLPDGLLFLDETDAAVIASTIESSKPALVIVDSVQTIRHADVPGEPGNPTQIKAASALVTAAAKSSGVSVILVGQVTKDGDLAGPRLLEHLVDAVLMMEGDRSQAFRLLRVLKNRFGPTDDVTLFAMKESGLEEVIDPSAALLADRPKNVPGTVVSCLIEGSRPLLVEVQALVTPAGYGTPLRRVSGVDLNRTALLLAVMGRRGGVGFGDQDAFVNTIGGMEAKDPSVDLAVCLALASAKADKPLPDDLVAWGEVGLAGELRPVPRLDARLKEAARLGFKTALIPTQKDAFKTPEGMSAIQVSNLREAIRRFIQTESRQGRVEGSLRGNPSARQTRSG, translated from the coding sequence ATGAAAAAGCCCCAGCAAATATTCGAATGCTCCCATTGCGGCGCGCAGTCTTCAAAATGGGCCGGGCAATGCGCCGAATGCGGGAAGTGGGGCACGATCGCGGTAGGGGCGCAGGGTCGTGCGCCCGGGGCGAATAACCATTCGCCCCTACCAAAACCCGGAAAAACACAGGCGTTTTCAGAATTGGTTGCGAAAGAACAAACGCCGAAGACGCCGACCGGATACGACCCGCTGGATCGACTGCTTTCCGGAGGGCTTGTTTCCGGCTCCGTGACACTGCTCGGGGGCGAGCCGGGCATTGGGAAATCCACGCTGTTGGCACAAACTGCCATTGCGAAATGTAAAACGCAAAACGCAAAATCAGTAATCTATGTCACGGGCGAAGAGTCGCCGTCGCAGGTGGCGTTGCGGTTGAAACGCCTCTCCCCTTCCCTACCGGACGGTTTGCTGTTTCTCGATGAAACCGACGCGGCCGTGATCGCATCGACGATCGAATCGTCAAAACCCGCGCTCGTCATCGTGGATTCGGTACAAACGATACGCCACGCCGACGTTCCGGGGGAACCGGGAAATCCGACGCAGATCAAGGCCGCGAGCGCGCTCGTGACCGCTGCGGCCAAATCAAGCGGCGTGTCCGTCATTCTCGTCGGCCAAGTGACCAAAGACGGTGATCTTGCGGGACCGCGTCTTCTTGAACACCTTGTTGATGCGGTGCTGATGATGGAAGGAGACCGTAGCCAGGCCTTTCGACTCCTTCGCGTACTCAAAAACCGATTCGGTCCGACCGACGACGTCACCTTGTTCGCGATGAAAGAATCGGGTTTGGAAGAAGTGATCGACCCGTCCGCCGCGCTTCTCGCAGACCGTCCGAAGAACGTTCCGGGCACCGTCGTGAGTTGTCTGATCGAGGGATCGCGACCGCTGCTCGTCGAAGTCCAGGCGTTGGTGACGCCAGCCGGATATGGCACGCCGCTCCGCCGCGTCTCCGGCGTCGATCTCAACCGCACCGCGCTCCTCCTTGCCGTCATGGGCAGACGCGGTGGCGTCGGCTTCGGCGACCAGGATGCATTCGTAAACACGATCGGCGGCATGGAGGCCAAAGACCCTTCGGTGGATCTCGCCGTGTGCCTCGCGCTCGCCTCCGCAAAAGCCGATAAGCCGCTACCTGATGATCTCGTCGCTTGGGGAGAAGTCGGACTCGCTGGCGAACTCCGTCCCGTCCCCCGTCTCGACGCTCGTCTGAAGGAAGCGGCGCGTCTCGGATTCAAGACGGCGCTTATCCCGACGCAAAAAGACGCATTCAAAACGCCGGAGGGAATGAGTGCTATTCAAGTTTCGAATTTGCGTGAGGCGATCCGCCGCTTCATCCAGACCGAGTCCCGGCAGGGACGAGTGGAGGGATCGCTTCGAGGGAATCCCTCGGCTCGTCAGACTCGCTCGGGATGA
- a CDS encoding DEAD/DEAH box helicase family protein: protein MFVAKLPFDLTGDQKRAVWAALKDMEATKPMRRLLQGDVGSGKTAVAAFLMAHVQHAGGSAALLAPTDILAKQHAESLRRILAGHATRLVLVTRTDKRLFYQHDEQRLDAASLMETVEQGNAIFVGTHALLEAGRLPPDLALAVVDEQHRFGVDQRETLVVSARRDGRVPHLLSMTATPIPRSLALVMYGDLDVSVIRDKPAGRVPVRTAVCHGAGREAAYEAMRQAVKRGERVFVVCPLIDPSDALGVASATDEAKHLAKGPLEGIAIGLLHGRMKPREKDEAMQALIDGETPVLVSTTVIEVGVDVPNATVIAIEGAERFGLAQLHQLRGRVGRSRLPSFCYLMTDADGAAFQRLKLLEAVDDGFRLAEEDLKRRGTGNLYGTQQSGELGLKIARLTDTDVISKAQADAAKIIAEDPDLERHPWLKREVERLRVTAHLE, encoded by the coding sequence ATGTTCGTCGCAAAACTGCCGTTCGACCTTACGGGAGATCAGAAACGCGCGGTCTGGGCGGCGCTGAAAGACATGGAGGCGACAAAGCCGATGCGCCGCCTTCTGCAAGGCGACGTCGGGTCTGGGAAGACGGCGGTGGCCGCGTTCTTGATGGCCCATGTCCAGCACGCGGGAGGGTCGGCTGCTTTGCTTGCCCCGACGGACATTCTCGCCAAGCAGCATGCGGAAAGTCTTCGACGGATTCTTGCCGGACACGCCACGCGACTCGTACTTGTCACTCGAACGGACAAGCGCCTGTTTTATCAACATGATGAACAAAGATTGGATGCAGCTTCTTTGATGGAAACCGTCGAGCAGGGGAACGCGATTTTCGTCGGGACGCATGCGCTGCTCGAGGCCGGACGACTCCCGCCGGACCTTGCGCTCGCGGTCGTGGACGAGCAACACCGCTTTGGCGTGGACCAGCGCGAGACGCTCGTCGTCTCCGCACGCAGAGACGGACGCGTCCCGCATCTGTTGAGCATGACGGCCACACCGATTCCGCGTTCGCTCGCGCTTGTCATGTACGGCGATCTCGACGTTTCCGTCATCCGAGATAAGCCGGCCGGCCGCGTGCCCGTCCGGACGGCGGTCTGTCACGGCGCGGGCCGCGAGGCGGCATACGAGGCCATGCGCCAAGCCGTGAAACGCGGCGAGCGCGTCTTCGTCGTGTGTCCACTCATCGACCCGTCGGACGCGCTGGGCGTCGCGAGCGCGACGGACGAGGCGAAGCATCTCGCCAAGGGGCCGCTGGAGGGCATCGCGATCGGCCTCCTGCACGGCCGTATGAAGCCGAGAGAAAAGGACGAGGCTATGCAAGCTCTCATCGACGGGGAAACGCCTGTACTTGTATCCACGACCGTGATCGAAGTCGGCGTGGACGTTCCGAACGCGACCGTCATCGCCATTGAAGGCGCGGAACGCTTCGGTCTCGCGCAACTCCACCAGCTCCGGGGCCGAGTCGGACGCTCGCGTCTCCCAAGCTTCTGCTACCTCATGACGGATGCGGACGGCGCCGCCTTCCAGCGTCTCAAGCTGCTTGAAGCGGTCGACGACGGGTTCCGTCTTGCGGAAGAAGACCTGAAGCGTCGCGGAACGGGCAATCTTTATGGCACGCAGCAAAGCGGAGAATTGGGCCTGAAAATAGCGCGTCTCACGGATACGGACGTTATTTCCAAAGCGCAGGCGGACGCGGCCAAGATCATTGCCGAAGATCCCGACCTTGAGCGGCATCCGTGGCTGAAAAGGGAAGTCGAGCGCCTGCGTGTCACGGCGCATTTGGAATAA
- a CDS encoding PIG-L family deacetylase: MTKRIFLLLLISVEVILCQPSESLNSSEIKIALEKLNTLGSVLYIAAHPDDENTSFLSYFNYAKHLRTGYLSLTRGDGGQNLIGDEQGDLLGVIRTQELLQARSIDGAEQFFTRAVDFGYSKTPEETLRKWGKEEILSDVVWVIRKFKPDVIVTRFPTNGVGYARSSYSLSITCG, from the coding sequence ATGACAAAAAGAATTTTTTTATTACTGTTAATTTCAGTAGAGGTCATTCTTTGCCAGCCATCCGAATCTCTGAATTCTTCTGAAATAAAAATCGCCCTTGAGAAATTAAACACACTTGGAAGTGTGCTGTACATTGCTGCTCATCCTGATGATGAGAACACATCTTTTCTATCCTATTTTAATTATGCAAAACATCTTAGGACAGGTTATCTTTCACTAACCCGTGGTGATGGTGGTCAGAATCTGATTGGAGATGAACAAGGTGACTTACTTGGTGTTATCAGAACTCAGGAATTACTGCAAGCAAGAAGTATTGATGGTGCCGAACAATTTTTTACGAGAGCTGTCGATTTCGGTTATTCAAAAACACCGGAAGAAACTTTGAGGAAATGGGGTAAAGAGGAAATACTTTCTGATGTCGTTTGGGTGATAAGAAAATTTAAGCCTGATGTTATTGTCACAAGATTTCCGACTAATGGAGTTGGGTACGCACGGTCATCATACAGCCTCAGCATTACTTGCGGTTGA
- a CDS encoding LmbE family protein has product MELGTHGHHTASALLAVEAFKLAGKKDAFPEQLKYVETWQPKRIFWNAWTPALNSMGINSDTLITINFGEYNNLLGRSYTEISALSRSMHKSQGFGASGRRENLYNFFLELDGETVKNDLFDGIDLSWDRVDGSENVAKLLSEANNEYDFENPSAILPLLVKAYSELQKLNDKYWVKVKSAELLNVIKSCAGIWAEAVTEENLLSPRSEVKVSAGFVVRSDVPITLKSIQIDYQLKDSTLNSISVKGEMISVERMISIPENAEYSQPYWLAEGNHKDVYVVNDQNLIGQPKTDYPLYAKFITEINGDEIEFRIPVFYRDNDRVDGEIYKRIEIVPEAIVNFDKGLYLIKNNDEKEIKVFVRNFKDQLNGSVQLITDDGWKISPPKYDFNFTDKNQEQEFIFTISSSNNNHSGKIKAVLDIDGKDLSKSLVTLDYPHIQPQTVLFEAEAKVLKLKFEKEVPRKIAYIMGSGDKIPELLTDLGFSVDVFNKESITPELLKNYEVVITGIRAYNTYQRLSTDQKNLLEFVRNGGRLIVQYNTLGDLFADPSPYKLKISRDRVTEEDSPVTILNPSHSVMNYPYKISLKDFDGWNQERGLYFPNEWDEKFIPLLGMNDSNEALMKGSLLITEYDKGVFIYTGISFFRQLPAGVEGAYKLFINLISAGINE; this is encoded by the coding sequence ATGGAGTTGGGTACGCACGGTCATCATACAGCCTCAGCATTACTTGCGGTTGAAGCATTCAAACTAGCTGGAAAAAAAGATGCATTTCCCGAACAGTTAAAATATGTCGAAACTTGGCAGCCAAAAAGAATTTTCTGGAATGCATGGACACCAGCTCTAAATTCTATGGGAATAAACAGCGATACTTTAATTACAATAAATTTTGGCGAGTATAATAATCTGCTCGGAAGATCATACACAGAAATTTCTGCATTGAGCAGATCAATGCACAAAAGCCAGGGTTTTGGTGCTTCAGGAAGACGTGAAAATTTATATAATTTTTTTCTTGAGCTCGATGGTGAAACAGTAAAAAATGATTTGTTTGATGGTATTGATTTGAGCTGGGACCGTGTTGATGGAAGTGAAAATGTAGCGAAGTTACTCTCTGAAGCCAATAATGAATACGATTTTGAAAATCCATCTGCAATACTCCCTCTATTAGTTAAAGCATATTCTGAACTTCAAAAGTTGAATGATAAATATTGGGTAAAAGTCAAATCTGCTGAATTATTAAATGTTATAAAATCTTGTGCTGGCATTTGGGCGGAAGCTGTGACTGAAGAAAACCTTCTCTCTCCCAGGAGTGAAGTTAAAGTATCAGCAGGATTTGTTGTTCGTTCAGATGTTCCGATTACTTTGAAATCAATTCAGATTGATTATCAATTAAAAGATTCAACATTGAATTCAATTTCTGTTAAAGGTGAAATGATTTCAGTTGAACGAATGATCTCTATTCCCGAAAATGCAGAATACAGTCAGCCTTATTGGTTAGCTGAAGGAAATCATAAAGATGTTTATGTTGTTAATGATCAGAACCTGATCGGTCAACCAAAAACTGATTATCCTCTGTATGCAAAATTCATAACAGAGATTAATGGTGATGAAATTGAATTCCGGATACCTGTATTTTACAGAGACAATGACCGGGTAGATGGAGAAATCTATAAAAGAATTGAAATTGTTCCTGAAGCAATTGTTAATTTTGATAAAGGATTATATCTGATAAAAAATAATGATGAAAAAGAAATAAAGGTTTTCGTCAGAAACTTTAAAGATCAGTTGAACGGTTCGGTTCAACTTATAACTGATGATGGATGGAAAATTTCACCACCAAAATATGATTTCAACTTTACGGATAAAAATCAGGAACAGGAATTTATTTTCACCATCAGTTCAAGCAATAATAATCATTCAGGCAAAATAAAAGCTGTTCTTGATATTGATGGTAAGGATTTATCCAAGAGTCTTGTCACACTCGATTATCCTCATATACAACCCCAAACTGTTTTATTCGAAGCAGAAGCTAAAGTTCTGAAACTTAAATTCGAAAAAGAAGTGCCGAGAAAAATCGCATATATTATGGGCTCAGGCGATAAGATTCCTGAACTTTTAACTGACCTGGGATTCTCGGTTGATGTATTCAATAAGGAATCGATAACTCCTGAACTTCTAAAAAATTATGAGGTTGTAATAACAGGAATCCGGGCTTATAATACTTACCAAAGACTTTCAACTGATCAAAAAAATCTTCTGGAATTTGTTAGAAACGGAGGAAGATTAATCGTTCAGTACAATACTCTTGGAGATTTATTTGCAGATCCATCTCCCTACAAGTTGAAAATTTCGAGAGATCGTGTGACAGAAGAAGATTCACCCGTTACAATTCTTAATCCTTCTCACAGCGTGATGAATTATCCATATAAAATTTCCTTAAAAGATTTTGATGGATGGAATCAGGAACGTGGTTTATATTTTCCAAATGAATGGGATGAAAAATTTATTCCATTACTTGGAATGAATGATTCTAACGAAGCTCTGATGAAAGGTTCACTTTTAATTACTGAATATGACAAAGGAGTTTTCATTTATACAGGCATCTCATTCTTTCGTCAATTGCCTGCTGGTGTTGAAGGTGCATACAAGCTGTTTATTAATTTAATTTCGGCGGGAATAAATGAATAA
- a CDS encoding TetR/AcrR family transcriptional regulator, with protein MAKGRKEEIVRAAAKRFSRHGFNKTTLEEIARDIRIGKPTIYHYFTSKDELFNSSVEFQSSQFIEDIKAIFNNQDLPAEPDYLNILPSKKHYCTATNYYTIYCFHY; from the coding sequence TTGGCTAAAGGACGTAAAGAAGAAATTGTTCGTGCGGCTGCCAAAAGATTCAGCCGGCACGGCTTTAACAAAACTACTTTGGAAGAAATTGCCAGAGATATCCGCATTGGCAAGCCAACAATCTATCACTACTTTACTTCTAAAGATGAATTATTCAATAGTTCTGTTGAATTCCAGTCTTCACAATTTATTGAGGATATAAAAGCAATTTTCAACAATCAGGATTTACCCGCCGAGCCAGATTACTTGAATATTTTGCCTTCAAAGAAACACTATTGCACCGCTACAAATTATTATACGATCTACTGCTTTCATTATTAA
- a CDS encoding T9SS type A sorting domain-containing protein, with protein sequence MELRLGMKRNDDGRSFHYLLEESQPLSKPLWGDDKIVFNGRAADISMDIAINGDIYLSVIGRHDGLATTDSVYIYKSTDGGVNWVEWSVLFASTQTFKQIEIMLFDGQIGGTGQPSYILLFYLFDNGWLRVGRTETTTPSWSYYTISGSSGGAPITQFAVDRNNSASDYRAICLYDSSTVVKCIRSEPTSYGTVWQDAHSLGYVGRDLDFCYGWNGAVYASYNGFSSGNLYARENTNYGDPASWAPHVTVVSGATDTTRRGQIIASREDDPNNIVALIFERKSGSEYDLYWSLKPSAGTWGTMEAWVVPNENKWPAVYSRKTTGNQTFQSVFEQSGIANATPRLIKYKSFDGSIWSQSIEVSDASNDVTGLQKPEVGDIDGSTPVFAFVGGNYTNVYFDNYSWIPTDVNETQGNFPVEYILEQNYPNPFNPNTTIKFSIPENSFVSLKVYNVLGKEVSSVISEEMNAGTYEVNFNGNNLSSGVYFYKLETENFVKTNKMILMK encoded by the coding sequence ATGGAACTCCGGTTGGGCATGAAAAGAAATGATGATGGAAGATCTTTTCATTATTTATTGGAAGAATCCCAGCCGCTATCAAAACCGTTGTGGGGTGATGATAAAATAGTGTTTAACGGACGAGCCGCCGATATAAGTATGGATATTGCAATTAATGGAGATATCTATCTGTCAGTAATTGGAAGACACGATGGTTTAGCAACTACAGACTCAGTTTATATCTATAAGTCAACTGATGGTGGCGTAAACTGGGTTGAATGGAGCGTACTATTTGCTTCAACTCAAACGTTCAAGCAAATTGAGATTATGCTTTTTGATGGACAAATTGGCGGCACTGGTCAACCTTCATACATTTTACTTTTCTATTTATTTGATAATGGCTGGCTTAGAGTAGGAAGAACAGAAACCACAACACCAAGTTGGAGCTATTATACCATATCTGGTAGTTCAGGCGGCGCACCAATCACTCAATTTGCAGTTGACCGAAATAATTCGGCTTCAGATTACCGTGCAATTTGTCTTTATGACAGCTCGACAGTTGTTAAATGTATCAGATCTGAACCAACTAGTTACGGGACCGTCTGGCAGGATGCACATTCACTTGGTTATGTAGGAAGAGATCTTGATTTTTGTTATGGCTGGAATGGAGCTGTTTACGCAAGTTATAATGGCTTCTCTAGTGGTAACCTTTATGCAAGAGAAAATACAAACTATGGAGATCCCGCATCCTGGGCGCCTCATGTGACAGTTGTAAGTGGAGCAACGGACACAACAAGGCGAGGACAAATAATAGCCTCCAGAGAAGATGATCCGAATAATATTGTTGCACTTATTTTTGAAAGAAAATCAGGTTCAGAGTATGATCTTTACTGGTCTTTAAAGCCAAGTGCCGGAACCTGGGGTACGATGGAAGCTTGGGTTGTCCCTAATGAAAATAAATGGCCTGCAGTTTATTCGAGAAAAACTACTGGCAATCAAACTTTTCAGAGTGTATTTGAACAGTCCGGGATAGCCAATGCAACTCCAAGATTAATCAAATACAAATCTTTTGATGGATCAATTTGGTCGCAGAGCATTGAAGTATCGGATGCATCAAATGATGTAACTGGTTTGCAAAAACCTGAAGTTGGAGATATTGATGGAAGCACACCTGTTTTTGCGTTTGTTGGTGGAAATTATACTAATGTGTATTTCGATAATTATAGCTGGATACCAACAGATGTTAATGAAACCCAAGGTAATTTTCCAGTTGAATACATTTTAGAACAAAATTACCCGAATCCATTTAATCCAAATACAACCATCAAATTCAGTATTCCGGAAAATTCATTTGTGTCACTAAAAGTTTATAATGTTCTTGGTAAAGAAGTATCATCTGTAATAAGTGAAGAGATGAATGCTGGTACCTATGAAGTAAATTTCAATGGAAATAATCTTTCCAGTGGTGTATATTTCTATAAACTTGAGACAGAAAATTTTGTTAAAACTAATAAGATGATTTTAATGAAATAA